In one window of Vibrio sp. JC009 DNA:
- the rpsR gene encoding 30S ribosomal protein S18, giving the protein MARFFRRRKFCRFTAEGVQEIDYKDVATLKNYITEAGKIVPSRITGTSAKYQRQLARAIKRARYLALLPYTDKHQ; this is encoded by the coding sequence ATGGCTCGTTTCTTCCGTCGTCGTAAATTCTGCCGTTTCACTGCAGAAGGCGTACAAGAGATTGATTACAAAGACGTAGCAACTCTTAAAAACTACATCACTGAAGCTGGTAAAATCGTACCTAGCCGTATCACTGGTACAAGCGCTAAGTATCAGCGTCAGCTAGCTCGCGCTATCAAGCGTGCTCGCTACCTAGCTCTACTGCCATACACTGATAAGCATCAGTAA